Proteins found in one Bacillota bacterium genomic segment:
- a CDS encoding DUF1634 domain-containing protein: MAVPQLEKKPAEAAPEQVMYANILNVGMITGIVLLVITFLLYVSGMVKPLIPPEQIPSLWLGKAHEYVAATGAPTGWGWVSYLGKGDYMNFIGIALLSLLTILGYLVLLPAYIRKKDNIYALLLIAEIIVLSLAAAGVVGGGGH, translated from the coding sequence ATGGCAGTGCCACAATTGGAAAAGAAACCGGCCGAGGCCGCGCCGGAACAAGTAATGTACGCCAACATTCTCAACGTGGGAATGATTACCGGCATAGTTCTTTTAGTGATAACCTTTCTGTTGTACGTGAGCGGAATGGTCAAACCGTTGATTCCGCCGGAACAGATCCCGTCGCTCTGGCTTGGGAAAGCCCATGAGTACGTAGCCGCCACGGGAGCGCCGACGGGCTGGGGTTGGGTTAGTTACCTCGGCAAAGGCGACTACATGAACTTTATCGGCATCGCCCTGCTCTCGCTCTTGACAATCCTTGGTTACCTGGTGCTGTTACCGGCGTACATACGTAAGAAAGACAACATTTACGCGCTTCTGCTGATTGCAGAAATAATTGTTCTCTCGCTGGCTGCGGCAGGTGTCGTCGGCGGCGGCGGTCACTGA